GAAGAAGTTCTTTTAGTATCGGCGAGGAAAGCTGGCACAGACATTCGTCACCCTTTCACGGGTCGGATGTGCGCCTCAATCCATCTGGCGATGGTTTCGATATCGACCTTGCCTCTAATCACCTGTTCAATCAAGAATTCCTCGCCATTGTCAGGCTCAACCACCAATCGATAGCCATTCATTCTTAAAAAGATTGCTGTCAGAGCAAAGGAAACACGCTTATTGCCATCAACAAATGAGTGGTTTTGCGCCAAGCTCTGCATCAGGGCCGCCGCCTGCAGAGAAAGCGACTGATAGTACCCGGTCTGTGGCCGCCCAAGTGCACTCTGTAAAAGCCCCAGGTCACGAACCCCACCCTTTCCGCCAAATCTTTGCAACAAATGGTGATGAAGTTCTAATGCCTCTTCTAAAGTTGGATATAGGGTGGTCTTCATCCAGAATTACTTCGCCAGTCGCTTTAACAGTTCTTCATTGTCCTTTAGCACTTCATCCATGGCTGACAAGAACACCGGTCGCACCCGAGACTTGGCCAAGTACTCAACGACGGCTTCATTGACCACACTGGAGATGCTACGCCCGGTCTCAGCGGCATAGGATTTGAGGTCCTCCAGAGTCTCTTCATCGATTTGGGTGGCAAACTTCTTAGGCTTCATAACCTTGATTTTTCATGAAAATTCATGAAAAATCAAGGCAATCTTATAAGTAACTAAAATTACTTATCTATTAAAGAGCTTCTACCTGCTTCATGACCTCTTCAGTCGGCGCATGGGTCAGCTCTTTATTGATGGTGGCTTTGACCACTTTAGCCGTCCCTGTCGAGAGTTTGGCGCGCAGATCGCCCAAGAACTTAGGAGGCGCAATGATCACTAGCTCTTCAAACTTCTTGGCCGTTCTCGCCTGATCCAAATACTCAGCAACCTCTTTGGCAAACTGCTGAGACAGCTGGTGCTCCACGTCCACCTCTCCGGCCGATGTGTGCTTGTGCGTCTGGGTGTAGTTCTTGCGGGTCGGTCTTTCAGTGGTGAATTCATGGATCTTGTCCTGCCCCTCTGGGAAGGCCAGGCAAGTTTTAAAGTCTAAGCCCTTATGAAGATGCAGATATGAAAACACTTTGGCTTGGCTCTCATCAGCTACGACCACCCAAGTTAACTTCTCCAGCATGGCTTATCCTCCTCTGGTCTACGTTTCCGGCAATCTACCAGACTTTTTCCCAAAAGGTACCGGGTTCCCACGGGTGCGGCCCCGCGCCACGCTGGAATTCAACAATTCTAAAGGCTTTTGAGCTTCTCCCAATTTTCCATAAGAATGGGCTTCCACTTCGTGAACCTCTCCTGGGTCCTAATGTCCCAATTGGGATTCAAGGGCTCTGAGTGTACCTTCACAGACTGTTCGATTTCATAGAACATCTGATCCCGATGTTTGGTTTCAAGTGTGGACCATACTTCGACTGGGCATACGACCACCCCGTCATCGCCTTCCTTGCATCCCCAACGCTTTAGAACTCGCTCAGCTTGGTGATAAGCGCGGGTATGCAGGGGTATGAATTTCTGTTGGCTTTCTGATTCCGACTCAAAAATTCGGACGGCCTCCGCTATCGCACTTCGCATCACCACGTACATGGCCTCCCGGTCGGCTACCCATCGATCAATGCTGCTCAATGCTTGCTCGACCATTTTGACCTCGGTCTCGGGTTTCCCTTGAACATTGACGACCATCCACTGGGTCAACTCCGAATGCAGACGATCAAACATCTTCCATTTTGCAGAGTACCGAGTTTCAAACAGCCATGCCCAGCCTAAGCAATACACTTCAATCTTTTCAAGGCTTCCTTCAAGGATGCAGTTCTTCTCCTTTAGCCAAGCCAAATCCAGATCCGACACGGATCGAAGCGGGTTGACCTCCTTATAGGCATCGAGCCCTCGCGCCTTCATTCCATATTCCTTGCCCGACAGAACAGCGGCCAAAGCCTCCCCGGTCACGTTAGCAAAAATGCCCTGGCCCTCGGCCTCATTTTTCAGTCCATCAAGGCCTTGGCCCCTAGCCCTTTCAAGCTCAGCCAGTCTCTCATTGTGTTCTCTCTTTAGTTTCGCACTCTCATCCTCGGGCGGAGATCCGCATCCAAG
This is a stretch of genomic DNA from Pseudobdellovibrionaceae bacterium. It encodes these proteins:
- a CDS encoding host attachment protein — its product is MLEKLTWVVVADESQAKVFSYLHLHKGLDFKTCLAFPEGQDKIHEFTTERPTRKNYTQTHKHTSAGEVDVEHQLSQQFAKEVAEYLDQARTAKKFEELVIIAPPKFLGDLRAKLSTGTAKVVKATINKELTHAPTEEVMKQVEAL
- a CDS encoding type II toxin-antitoxin system death-on-curing family toxin, whose product is MKTTLYPTLEEALELHHHLLQRFGGKGGVRDLGLLQSALGRPQTGYYQSLSLQAAALMQSLAQNHSFVDGNKRVSFALTAIFLRMNGYRLVVEPDNGEEFLIEQVIRGKVDIETIARWIEAHIRPVKG